The proteins below are encoded in one region of Naumovozyma castellii chromosome 6, complete genome:
- the RQC1 gene encoding Rqc1p (ancestral locus Anc_5.380), protein MSSRALRKLQNDEELLESLLTSSLNNSHANSSTDVKKTPKPQVNLFALMNDDSDTVESDASNSEDNNSVKEVQAEKVILPTKTQKKKKQKQKKNKKTNKKINNLSEDVDNNNEEFDKILQKFQKENVIKQGKLAMASGSNDDFDEEFFTASETEDNDNLESIQISAIIKNDIRLDTAFSKFPISSLNHSTGFFNNDFKLLDPHSEFKLLFDDISAESLEDIDKMASTSISPQQLKQIQRMKRLVRNWSGKDHRNVPNGPGTSIHRLQFTKIRNDWIPSQRGELSMKSLNIEELTNWQLWQRPTDWKDVITEDVKKWKKTITFFKFEPLVEDTNRKAMTEFYLSVVLHPDHEALINLIASKFPYFVPGLLQVALITIRQGDKSNTNGLLQRALFVFDRALRNNVKFDGISCQLPYVHFYNRQFYLTIFRYILALAQRGAVGTAGEWCKVLWSLSPLEDPLGCRYFMDHYLLMNNDYQYLIKLSKSPLINTYKQWYTLGLSLGIVLSYLRIEEVGLARKELLKCFNHHPLELVQIFTEKLLGDSSLVDRRLKLEDSHRTEKLELKAYLARFPIIWKNSADISFLHSEIKNILEDCQLGKIEFPSMDVDTSEEEVNPFFIEGIPINLLRFAILSEESSIMAAIPSSIWSDYDVFEFDVLPPQPTTKESIDSLESVKSFINENELVMSQAAMMQDEDMLNQIRQLSLQQYIQQNETENGGIE, encoded by the coding sequence ATGAGTTCTAGAGCATTGAGAAAGCTGCAGAATGATGAAGAGCTGCTTGAATCCTTGCTAACTTCCTCACTTAATAATAGTCATGCAAATTCGTCTACTGACGTGAAGAAGACTCCGAAACCTCAAGTTAATTTGTTTGCCTTAATGAATGATGATAGCGATACTGTGGAGTCCGATGCAAGTAATTCAGAAGATAATAACAGTGTCAAGGAAGTACAAGCTGAGAAAGTTATACTTCCAACTAAAACacagaaaaagaaaaagcaaaaacaaaagaagaataaaaagaCCAATAAGAAGATAAATAACCTTTCTGAAGATGTTGATAACAATAACgaggaatttgataaaataCTAcagaaatttcaaaaggaaaatgtGATTAAGCAAGGGAAGCTAGCTATGGCGTCTGGATCCAATGAcgattttgatgaagaattcttCACAGCGTCTGAAACTGAAGATAACGATAATTTAGAATCAATTCAAATTAGTGCTATAATTAAGAATGATATTAGATTAGATACGGCATTCTCAAAATTCccaatttcatcattgaaTCACAGCACTGGATTTTTTAATAAcgatttcaaattgttgGATCCTCATTCCGAATTTAAACTATTATTTGATGACATATCTGCAGAGTCGttagaagatattgataaaATGGCATCTACATCAATCTCTCCGCAACAATTAAAACAAATTCAACGTATGAAACGGCTAGTTAGAAACTGGAGTGGAAAAGATCATAGAAACGTACCCAATGGACCAGGTACGAGTATCCACCGTTTACAATTCACGAAGATTAGGAATGATTGGATCCCGTCTCAAAGGGGAGAATTATCAATGAAATCCctaaatattgaagaattgacGAATTGGCAATTATGGCAGAGGCCTACCGATTGGAAGGATGTGATAACAGAAGATGtaaagaaatggaagaaaaccataactttcttcaaatttgaacCTCTGGTTGAAGATACGAATAGGAAAGCAATGACAGAATTTTACCTGAGTGTGGTATTGCATCCAGATCATGAAGCTTTAATTAACTTAATCGcttcaaaatttccatattttGTTCCTGGTTTACTGCAAGTAGCTTTAATCACCATTAGACAAGGCGATAAATCTAATACAAATGGATTACTTCAGAGGgcattatttgtttttgataGAGCCTTAAGAAACAATGTCAAGTTTGACGGTATTTCTTGTCAGTTGCCTTACGTTCACTTCTATAACAGACAGTTTTATTTAACTATCTTTAGATACATTTTGGCATTAGCTCAAAGAGGTGCTGTTGGTACTGCTGGCGAATGGTGTAAAGTGTTATGGTCGTTAAGCCCTTTAGAAGATCCTCTAGGTTGTAGATACTTTATGGATCATTATCTATTGATGAATAATGACtatcaatatttaattaaacTTTCAAAGAGCCCATTAATCAATACATACAAACAATGGTATACTTTGGGACTTTCGTTGGGTATCGTATTGAGTTATTTGCGAATTGAAGAGGTTGGATTAGCTCGTAAGGAATTACTGAAGTGTTTTAACCATCATCCACTTGAATTGGTTCAAATATTTACTGAAAAGTTACTTGGAGATTCATCTTTAGTGGATAGACGCCTAAAGCTAGAAGATAGTCATAGGACCGAGAAACTGGAATTGAAAGCATACCTTGCAAGATTCCCAATCATATGGAAGAATAGTGCTGACATCTCCTTCTTACATTCtgaaattaagaatatCTTAGAGGATTGTCAACTCGGTAAAATAGAATTTCCATCAATGGACGTTGATAcatctgaagaagaagtaaaTCCATTCTTCATAGAGGGAATTCCTATTAATCTATTAAGATTTGCTATTCTATCAGAGGAGTCATCGATAATGGCTGCCATTCCATCCTCCATTTGGTCGGATTACGatgtttttgaatttgatgtCTTACCTCCTCAACCAACAACTAAAGAATCTATCGATAGTTTGGAATCCGTGAAGAGTTTTATTAACGAAAATGAATTGGTAATGTCTCAGGCCGCAATGATGCAAGACGAGGATATGTTAAATCAAATCAGACAGCTTTCGCTTCAACAATACATACAACAAAATGAGACCGAGAATGGTGGTATAgaataa
- the GPI8 gene encoding GPI-anchor transamidase (ancestral locus Anc_5.375), which produces MRFGPYNLAITLLIFLQCITNVSAEHTNNWAVLVSTSRFWFNYRHMANVLSMYRTVKRLGIPDSQIILMLSDDVACNSRNLFPGSVFNNKDHAIDLYGENVEVDYRGYEVTVENFIRLLTDRWSEDQPKSKRLLTDENSNIFIYMTGHGGDDFLKFQDAEEIASEDIADAFEQMHEKKRYNEIFFMIDTCQANTMYSKFYSPNILAIGSSEIDESSYSHHSDVEIGVAVIDRFTYYTLEFLEKVEKNSTLTLQDLFDSYTFEDVHSHYGVKKDLSDRDPKDMLITDFFGNVQNMIPDNISNPETIKKYLDEEETILSRNVLNLAIEKSKQETSTSTDSLNKIKRVGAINDDIGHSKNENTESYSIIIMGLISLLVVLGLILRPASKAQSIESSL; this is translated from the coding sequence ATGCGGTTCGGACCATATAACCTTGCAATCACCctattgatatttttgCAATGTATCACCAACGTGTCTGCTGAACATACAAATAACTGGGCAGTCCTGGTCTCCACATCAAGGTTCTGGTTTAATTACAGACACATGGCCAATGTGTTGAGTATGTACAGAACGGTGAAGAGATTGGGGATCCCTGATTCACAAATCATCCTGATGTTGAGCGATGATGTGGCTTGTAATTCTAGAAATTTATTCCCCGGAAGTGTATTCAATAACAAGGATCATGCAATCGATTTGTATGGGGAAAACGTAGAGGTCGATTATAGAGGCTACGAAGTCACAGTGGAAAACTTTATTAGACTGTTAACTGATAGGTGGTCTGAAGATCAACCTAAATCGAAACGATTATTGACAGATGAGAATTCAAATATCTTCATATATATGACAGGTCATGGTGGAGATGATTTTTTGAAGTTCCAAGATGCTGAAGAGATTGCTTCAGAGGATATTGCAGATGCTTTTGAACAAATGCACGAAAAGAAGagatataatgaaattttcttcatgaTTGATACTTGTCAGGCCAATACCATGTATTCCAAATTTTATTCTCCAAATATATTAGCCATAGGATCCAGTGAGATTGATGAAAGTTCCTATTCTCATCATTCGGATGTTGAGATTGGTGTTGCTGTCATTGATAGGTTCACTTATTATACATTAgaattcttggaaaagGTGGAGAAAAATTCGACATTGACATTACAGGACTTGTTCGACTCTTATACTTTCGAGGACGTCCATTCCCATTATGGTGTCAAGAAGGATTTATCGGATAGGGATCCAAAAGACATGTTAATTACTGATTTTTTTGGAAACGTGCAAAATATGATACCagataatatttcaaaccCTGAAACAATCAAAAAGTATTTAGATGAGGAGGAAACTATTCTTTCTAGAAATGTTTTAAACTTAGCCATTGAGAAAAGCAAACAAGAAACTAGCACGTCAACAGACTCACTAAACAAGATTAAAAGAGTGGGTGCTATAAATGATGACATTGGTCACTCTAAGAACGAAAATACTGAATCTTATTCTATCATAATAATGGGGTTGATATCTCTGTTGGTTGTATTGGGACTCATATTGAGGCCAGCCTCGAAAGCTCAATCCATCGAGAGTAGTTTATAA
- the IRC3 gene encoding double-stranded DNA-dependent ATPase (ancestral locus Anc_5.377), translating to MLKGLIKHSLKFLITRRFYSAPVLRDYQQDAIDACIKSIKQGQNRIGVSLATGGGKTVIFSNLIDQVRRLHKTPIFRTLILVHRRELALQATRTIKKFFPNFRVNIEMGKYVCEVNDSDVIVASVQSLIRRLDKYTPGDINLIIIDEAHHAVADSYVKILDHFNVAKPGGIIPVVGFSATFERADHRALSNVMDEIVYHRGIVEMIDDKWLCEGKFTTVNVDVDLANVDSNFQDFRLDSLSQVMNTKEVSEAILKTYLHKQQEHDLKSTLLFGVDIAHVNTLNDLFTKNGIKSNYVVSTTKDTYRDDVIRDFREGKINVLMNCGIFTEGTDIPNIDSILLCRPTKSRPLLVQMVGRGLRLHDTKKYCHIIDFVGSSNVGVVSIPTLTGIDAYDGELDDATLSDLRELKEEMALQAEKKKQEFIKDEERKLAMEESFQNKLKDVDALELTLTSYDDFKSFIQRSAFSSNIDGLSDSQKEVKFLHSSQYPWVKFSAGGWALPIQYGNHLRIYKVKKKGKITHENSTGAYTLKLYRKIPYMNENLGVKFVPRTIISSVDLLQIIGKVEELFKELHRKELPDRVTPVKNYTKFAKWRTQPATVKQQSFIKKKLLNEFNKHQEIFQGISHLDIERYVDSLSKGNGSNILFAISIAPVYPIRALLQALKYKKAPQ from the coding sequence ATGTTAAAAGGACTAATTAAACATTCTCTCAAATTCTTAATTACAAGGCGTTTCTATTCTGCGCCAGTCCTTCGAGATTATCAGCAAGATGCCATCGATGCTTGTATTAAATCCATAAAACAGGGACAAAATAGAATAGGTGTATCATTGGCCACAGGTGGTGGTAAAACTGTTATATTCTCCAATCTAATTGATCAGGTGAGGAGGCTACATAAGACTCCAATATTTAGGACACTGATTCTAGTTCATAGAAGAGAGTTAGCATTGCAAGCTACTAGGActattaagaaatttttccCAAATTTTCGTGtaaatattgaaatggGGAAATATGTATGTGAAGTCAATGATTCAGATGTTATTGTTGCCTCTGTTCAGTCGTTGATTAGAAGATTAGATAAATATACACCGGGTGATATAAATCTGATCATTATTGATGAGGCTCATCATGCGGTGGCAGACTCATATGTGAAGATTCTAGATCATTTCAATGTTGCCAAGCCCGGTGGTATTATTCCAGTGGTTGGATTTAGTGCCACTTTCGAAAGAGCTGACCATAGGGCTTTATCGAATGTAATGGACGAAATTGTATACCATAGAGGGATCGTGGAGATGATAGATGATAAATGGTTATGTGAGGGAAAGTTTACAACAGTGAATGTGGATGTTGATCTTGCCAATGTAGATAGCAACTTTCAAGATTTCAGACTAGACAGTCTATCTCAAGTGATGAATACCAAGGAGGTTAGTGAAGCTATTCTGAAAACGTATTTACATAAACAGCAAGAACatgatttgaaatcaacattattatttggtgTCGACATTGCACATGTTAATACATTAAATGATCtatttacaaaaaatgGTATAAAATCCAATTATGTTGTTTCAACAACGAAGGACACATACAGAGATGATGTAATTCGTGATTTTCGAGAAGGGAAAATAAATGTTCTCATGAACTGTGGTATCTTTACGGAGGGAACAGATATACCAAACATTGATTCCATTCTGTTGTGCAGGCCAACCAAATCGCGTCCACTACTTGTCCAAATGGTTGGTCGTGGCTTAAGGCTGCATGACACTAAGAAATATTGCCACATCATTGACTTTGTCGGGTCATCAAATGTCGGTGTTGTATCCATACCTACCCTCACGGGTATAGATGCGTATGATGGTGAATTAGATGATGCTACATTGAGTGATTTGCGTGAACTAAAGGAGGAGATGGCTCTACAGGcggaaaagaagaagcaagAATTTATAAAGGATGAGGAAAGGAAACTTGCGATGGAagaatcttttcaaaacaaGTTGAAAGACGTTGACGCCTTAGAGTTAACTTTAACCAGCTATGATGACTTTAAGAGCTTCATCCAAAGAAGTGCTTTTTCGTCAAACATAGATGGACTTTCAGATAGTCAAAAGGAGGTGAAGTTTCTACATTCATCGCAATACCCATGGGTCAAGTTTTCCGCTGGTGGTTGGGCACTACCTATACAATACGGAAACCACCTAAGAATTTATaaggtgaagaagaaaggaaaaattacTCATGAAAATTCAACAGGTGCTTATACATTGAAGTTGTATCGAAAAATCCCATATATGAATGAAAACTTGGGTGTGAAGTTTGTTCCAAGAACTATTATATCTAGTGTAGACCTATTACAGATCATTGGGAAGGTTGAGgaattattcaaagagCTGCACAGGAAGGAACTGCCTGATAGAGTCACACCAGTTAAGAATTATACGAAGTTCGCCAAATGGAGAACACAGCCAGCAACCGTCAAACAACAAAGTTTCataaagaagaagctgcttaatgaatttaataagCATCAGGAGATATTTCAGGGAATCTCTCATTTAGATATCGAAAGATATGTAGATTCATTGTCAAAGGGTAACGGAtcgaatattttgtttgCAATTAGTATAGCACCGGTATATCCTATTCGGGCTTTACTGCAAGCACTGAAATACAAAAAGGCTCCTcaataa
- the NCAS0F03020 gene encoding STE domain-containing protein (ancestral locus Anc_5.379) gives MKVQLSSNRTQEIIKTSFDDEYEQENIRTAEEVQESLDFIEDLKFFLTTAPVNWQENQIIRRYYLDNNQGFISCVFWSNLYYITGTDIVKACMYRMEKFGRAITQKKKFEEGIFSDLRNLKCGVDATLEQPKSKFLAFLFRNMCLKTQKKQKVFFWFSVPHDKLFVDALERDLKREAQHQPTTTKAIHEPALSFNYDRFHGKQLYDQLLTHIKSQRETIILSADLGTTRNDKKPSIGSKVIKQENTEIQKVEMANEEGKDVTPYVTSTFTPENLVVKPVNLNPAPGVISDANIKPLTNDIHLDTFPISIEYPENDIESYEAPLLSSTFPTLMQQTDGYFEPYMNFANQYVMPSSGIPFQPPTPFIFPEPSNSKTNLEPSRQKAKNRRQTIEISNNGKTETIQSAKNSAYQNFAKTGKNNDHYMQENIEAYYRSQEAYKQDYPVWKGQSSYNPLPSSYGSNPSDFLPQMVEQPNYGFEGFSPLNNIFPNDYSYSQQTNANWPAIAPQSIIVPNGYMPSQYTPNMSANLGSSYLIRTPWPQSATGKFHPSFPSGKLQLGRAPLQRRPPKSSTKVKFINANKIAKHSREEITKSTRKFNRTTLDVINKDTELMDNINDSDNI, from the coding sequence ATGAAGGTTCAGCTGTCTTCAAACAGAACACAAGAAATCATAAAGACTAGTTTTGACGATGAGTATGAACAGGAGAATATCCGAACTGCTGAGGAAGTACAAGAATCTTTAGATTTTATTGAAGATCTGAAGTTCTTTTTGACTACTGCCCCAGTCAATTGGCAAgaaaatcaaatcattagaAGGTACTATTTAGACAATAATCAAGGGTTCATATCGTGTGTCTTTTGGAGTAATCTTTACTATATTACAGGGACTGATATTGTCAAGGCTTGCATGTACCGAATGGAGAAATTTGGAAGAGCAATTAcccaaaagaaaaagtttgaagaaggtATATTTTCGGATCTAAGGAACCTTAAATGTGGGGTTGATGCCACTTTAGAACAACCAAAATCTAAATTCTTGGCATTTTTATTTAGAAATATGTGTTTAAAGACTcaaaagaaacagaaagTGTTTTTCTGGTTTAGTGTGCCGCATGATAAACTTTTCGTTGATGCTCTCGAGAGAGATTTAAAACGAGAGGCTCAACATCAACCAACCACAACAAAAGCTATACACGAACCTGCTCTATCCTTTAATTATGATCGCTTCCATGGGAAACAACTGTATGATCAGTTATTGACGCACATAAAATCACAGAGAGAAACAATAATTCTTTCTGCAGATTTAGGAACGACACGAAATGATAAGAAGCCATCGATAGGAAGTAAGGTAATTAAACAAGAGAATACTGAGATACAGAAGGTAGAAATGGCTAATGAGGAAGGTAAGGATGTCACACCATATGTAACATCTACTTTTACTCCAGAGAATCTTGTCGTTAAACCAGTAAATCTAAATCCCGCCCCAGGTGTAATAAGTGATGCAAACATAAAACCATTAACGAATGACATACACCTGGATACTTTTCCAATCTCAATTGAGTATCCAGAAAACGATATAGAAAGTTACGAAGCACCACTTTTATCAAGCACTTTTCCAACTTTGATGCAACAAACGGATGGATATTTTGAACCTTACATGAATTTCGCAAACCAGTACGTAATGCCATCAAGTGGGATTCCTTTCCAACCACCGACTCCCTTTATATTCCCAGAACCATCTAATTCAAAGACGAATTTGGAGCCCTCAAGACAAAAGGCTAAGAATAGGCGACAAACTATCGAGATCTCAAATAACGGTAAGACAGAAACCATTCAAAGTGCGAAAAATAGTGCCTACCAAAACTTTGCGAAGACAGGAAAGAATAATGATCATTATATGCAAGAAAACATTGAGGCATATTATCGATCTCAAGAAGCATATAAACAAGATTATCCAGTTTGGAAAGGACAGTCATCGTATAATCCGTTGCCATCATCATATGGCAGCAACCCATCAGACTTTTTACCGCAAATGGTCGAGCAACCTAATTATGGCTTTGAAGGGTTTTCtcctttaaataatatctttCCAAATGACTATTCATATTCACAACAGACAAATGCAAACTGGCCAGCAATTGCTCCCCAATCCATAATTGTACCGAACGGTTACATGCCTAGCCAGTATACCCCTAATATGAGCGCCAATCTTGGTAGCTCTTACTTAATAAGAACACCCTGGCCTCAATCAGCAACAGGGAAGTTCCACCCGTCATTTCCAAGCGGTAAACTGCAACTAGGAAGAGCACCATTGCAAAGAAGACCGCCTAAATCTAGTACCAAAGtaaaattcattaatgcAAATAAAATAGCAAAGCATTCTCGGGAAGAAATTACTAAATCAACTCGCAAATTTAACAGAACGACGCTGGATGTTATAAATAAAGATACAGAACTTATGGATAATATAAATGACTCTGATAATATTTAA
- the UBX5 gene encoding DNA protein crosslink repair co-factor UBX5 (ancestral locus Anc_5.374) — MSQEQIHDFMAITSASSTNLARQFLEMADNNLDTAISLFFENGGNNAAPSMQDREDEDSELAQKLQNEAYQEPEVRPPDEARHETLAGDVTTHVFPGRFGGVGGAFQPLNRVSDMFDTSVPAGVFNQRFEDAGEDDYGKFESDSDDDDDDDDDEDDDDEYEYVEESTVDIGDDGNLRESTKLVRRPKYETKAQKLANLFKPPFKMMSKLNLEGAKLKARRKNKWIMINIQDTGIFQCQVLNRDLWSSKEVRKLIKKNFIFLQYQYESRNAEPYLNFYPLVNKKDDLPHIAILDPITGERVKQWNQEVPKPDYFISEILKFLTDYSLDPTGTNPTVKEPTPEIDPTTLSEEQQLEFAIKQSLGQSADKPISVDDEEEEDADGDVNMDNTKSETASEVEEAEEKHLDAFDTIKPIKHDEPANKPGITTRIQIRTGDGKRIVKRFNAMEDSVRTLYEVVKSEIEGYDTCRFTLSNHLREDLINKLDMSISDAGLKNSSLLLEKYED; from the coding sequence ATGTCACAGGAGCAAATACACGACTTCATGGCCATCACAAGTGCCTCCTCCACGAACTTGGCCCGCCAGTTCCTGGAGATGGCCGACAACAACCTCGACACCGCCATTTCTCTCTTCTTCGAGAACGGGGGCAACAATGCAGCTCCCAGCATGCAAGATAGAGAGGATGAAGATTCAGAACTAGCACAGAAATTACAGAATGAGGCATATCAGGAACCAGAAGTGAGACCGCCCGATGAAGCTAGGCATGAGACGCTGGCGGGAGATGTGACGACTCATGTGTTTCCCGGGAGATTTGGTGGTGTAGGAGGTGCATTCCAACCTTTGAATAGGGTTAGTGATATGTTCGATACGTCGGTCCCCGCGGGAGTCTTTAATCAGAGATTTGAGGATGCTGGGGAGGATGATTATGGCAAGTTTGAGAGTGATTcggatgatgatgacgatgatgacgacgacgaagatgatgatgatgaatatgaGTATGTAGAGGAGTCCACGGTGGACATTGGTGACGATGGGAACCTTAGAGAATCAACAAAGTTGGTAAGAAGACCGAAGTACGAAACCAAGGCGCAGAAATTGGCAAATCTATTCAAACCGCCCTTTAAGATGATGTCCAAGTTGAACCTGGAAGGTGCTAAACTGAAggcaagaagaaaaaataaatggatCATGATTAACATTCAGGATACAGGCATATTCCAATGTCAGGTCCTGAATAGAGATTTATGGTCCTCCAAAGAAGTCAGGAAATTGATTAAGAAGAACTTTATCTTTTTACAATATCAATATGAATCTCGTAACGCTGAAccatatttgaatttttacCCGCTTGTCAATAAGAAGGATGATTTGCCCCATATTGCCATCCTGGACCCAATTACAGGGGAACGTGTCAAACAATGGAATCAAGAAGTACCCAAACCGGACTACTTTATTTcagaaattttgaagttttTGACAGATTATTCCTTAGATCCAACAGGAACCAACCCAACTGTTAAGGAACCCACACCAGAGATAGATCCAACAACGCTTTCTgaagaacaacaattgGAATTTGCCATAAAGCAATCATTGGGGCAATCAGCGGATAAACCAATTTCTGTGGATgatgaggaggaggaggacGCAGATGGTGATGTAAATATGGACAATACTAAGAGTGAGACAGCTTCAGAAGTAGAGGAAGCAGAGGAAAAGCATTTAGATGCATTTGACACCATCAAACCCATTAAACATGATGAACCGGCAAATAAACCGGGAATAACTACAAGAATACAGATTCGTACAGGTGATGGGAAGAGGATAGTGAAAAGGTTTAATGCAATGGAAGACAGTGTTCGTACTCTTTATGAAGTGGTAAAATCTGAAATTGAAGGTTATGATACATGTCGATTCACATTAAGTAATCATCTAAGAGAGGATCTGATAAATAAACTGGATATGAGCATCTCAGATGCAGGCCTTAAGAACAGTTCATTACTCCTGGAGAAATATGAAGATTAG
- the PEX3 gene encoding Pex3p (ancestral locus Anc_5.372) gives MVPPTHRRPLLQRYRGTLFYSLASIATLVTTGSLVVYFIKRWLVKQQLKITEQHYVREKIRRRFEQTQEDSLVTVDELIPVLLLSLNEPEGLDLNLDQLVIEIKGAKDARKRELWNQLTLKSVEKCVWSTYMISSLLLLTRLQLNILTRREYLDSAIKSAVQRESETSNTQYTLVKWVTSAWSAWSSADAGQLQPSPVNVLERNTITRNSYINEQAFLSISWWLLNRGWLRYKTLIQETIRSEFAQLNPKDELTLKEFSDRLRNVFHKINGQLFGEDCSALKEILLPVSTMEAFVLQQTLDPESLIILKEDKTILHQLLGETIECVASVASSIVLENLVNESFHYILNDLESLVAKKKNKRKQQQQQQQEQSLPPDTLQPAEKAAEGSYQMAMFAISCKDCCAKILQNGRDQRGNTFLKRLNGVTTLDDLSSSVYSNFGF, from the coding sequence ATGGTACCACCCACACATAGAAGACCGTTGTTGCAAAGGTACCGCGGGACCTTGTTCTACTCGCTAGCTAGCATCGCTACATTGGTGACCACTGGATCGTTGGTGGTGTACTTCATTAAGAGATGGCTTGTCAAGCAGCAATTGAAGATTACGGAACAGCATTACGTGAGGGAGAAGATAAGGAGACGGTTTGAGCAGACACAGGAGGACTCACTCGTTACGGTGGATGAGTTGATCCCCGTCCTCCTATTGTCTTTGAATGAACCGGAGGGACtggatttgaatttggatcaattggTCATAGAGATTAAAGGTGCTAAAGATGCAAGGAAGAGGGAGTTGTGGAACCAACTGACGTTAAAGAGTGTGGAAAAATGTGTTTGGTCCACCTATATGATTTCCTCtttgttattattaacaagattacaattgaatatattgacCAGAAGAGAATATTTAGATAGTGCTATTAAATCTGCAGTGCAAAGGGAATCGGAAACATCTAATACTCAATATACTTTGGTGAAATGGGTTACTAGTGCGTGGAGTGCTTGGTCATCCGCCGATGCTGGGCAACTTCAACCATCGCCAGTTAATGTTCTTGAAAGGAATACAATAACGAGGAATTCATACATCAACGAACAGGCATTCTTATCCATATCATGGTGGTTATTGAATCGCGGATGGTTGCGCTACAAGACTTTAATTCAGGAGACCATCCGTTCCGAATTCGCTCAATTAAACCCAAAGGATGAACTAACATTAAAGGAATTCAGTGACCGTCTCCGCAATGTGTTCCATAAGATCAATGGACAATTATTCGGTGAAGATTGCTCCGCTTTGAAAGAAATCCTGCTACCTGTTTCCACGATGGAAGCCTTTGTCTTGCAACAAACATTAGACCCAGAGTCTCTAATAATTCTTAAGGAAGATAAGACGATATTGCATCAACTGCTGGGTGAGACGATTGAATGCGTAGCCAGTGTTGCATCCTCCATCGTCTTGGAGAACTTGGTTAATGAATCTTTCCATTACATATTAAATGACCTCGAATCCCTAGTGgcaaaaaagaaaaacaagaggaaacaacaacaacagcagcagcaggAACAATCTTTACCACCGGATACACTGCAGCCAGCTGAAAAGGCAGCCGAAGGCTCGTATCAAATGGCCATGTTCGCCATTAGTTGCAAAGATTGTTGCGCGAAGATACTGCAAAACGGTAGAGATCAAAGGGGGAATACGTTCCTGAAACGCCTAAATGGGGTTACTACCTTGGATGATTTGAGTTCCAGCGTGTACAGCAACTTTGGGTTCTAG